One stretch of Prionailurus viverrinus isolate Anna chromosome C1, UM_Priviv_1.0, whole genome shotgun sequence DNA includes these proteins:
- the AGMAT gene encoding agmatinase, mitochondrial gives MLRRLASRCARSLGARGGARPAAGLRHLGPSPRRRASDAPRNQPPSSEVVARPVGVCSMMRLPLQASPQGLDAAFVGVPLDIGTSNRPGARFGPRRIREESVMLRTTNPSTGALPFQSLSVADLGDVNVNLYNLQDSCRLIREAYQKIVAAGCIPLTLGGDHTITYPILQAMAKKHGPVGLLHVDAHTDTADKALGEKVYHGTPFRRCVDEGLLDCKRVVQIGIRGSAMTLDPYRYSWSQGFRLVLAEDCWMKSLVPLMGEVRQQMGGKPMYISFDIDGLDPAYAPGTGTPEIAGLTPSQALEIIRGCQGLNVVGCDLVEVSPPYDPSGNTALLAANLLFEMLCVLPKVTVV, from the exons ATGCTGCGGCGGCTGGCGTCCCGCTGCGCCCGGAGCCTGGGGGCCCGCGGGGGCGCGCGTCCTGCCGCGGGGCTCCGCCACTTGGGCCCCAGCCCCCGCCGCCGGGCCTCCGATGCTCCCCGGAACCAGCCCCCCAGCTCCGAGGTCGTGGCCCGGCCGGTGGGCGTCTGCTCCATGATGCGGCTGCCGCTGCAGGCCTCCCCCCAGGGGCTGGACGCCGCCTTCGTCGGGGTGCCCCTGGACATTGGGACCTCCAACCGGCCGGGGGCGAG ATTTGGACCCCGGCGGATCAGGGAAGAATCCGTGATGCTTCGGACAACCAACCCTAGCACGGGGGCCCTCCCCTTCCAGTCCCTCTCGGTTGCAGATCTAGGTGATGTGAATGTCAATCTTTACAACCTTCAGGACAGCTGCCGTCTAATTCGAGAGGCCTATCAGAAAATCGTAGCAGCTGGCTGTATTCCTCTGACCTTGG gTGGAGATCACACAATCACATATCCTATATTGCAAGCGATGGCCAAAAA GCATGGCCCCGTGGGGCTGCTGCACGTGGATGCCCACACAGACACGGCTGACAAGGCCCTAGGAGAGAAGGTCTATCATGGGACGCCCTTCCGCCGGTGCGTGGACGAGGGACTCCTGGACTGTAAGCGTGTGGTGCAGATCGGCATCCGGGGCTCTGCCATGACCCTGGATCCCTACAGATACAGCTGGAGCCAG GGCTTCCGGCTGGTCCTGGCTGAAGACTGCTGGATGAAGTCCCTGGTTCCTCTGATGGGGGAAGTGAGGCAGCAGATGGGAGGCAAACCCATGTACATCAGCTTTGACATTGACGGCTTGGATCCCGCCTATGCCCCGGGGACAGGGACGCCCGAAATTGCTGGTCTCACCCCTAGTCAG GCGCTGGAAATCATCCGGGGTTGTCAAGGCCTGAACGTGGTGGGCTGTGATCTTGTGGAAGTGTCACCGCCTTATGATCCTTCTG GAAACACGGCCCTCCTGGCGGCTAACCTGCTGTTTGAGATGCTGTGTGTGCTCCCCAAAGTGACAGTCGTCTGA